The Pirellulimonas nuda genome includes a region encoding these proteins:
- the groL gene encoding chaperonin GroEL (60 kDa chaperone family; promotes refolding of misfolded polypeptides especially under stressful conditions; forms two stacked rings of heptamers to form a barrel-shaped 14mer; ends can be capped by GroES; misfolded proteins enter the barrel where they are refolded when GroES binds) — translation MAKMIAFDQEARDAMRRGVSKLARAVKVTLGPKGRNVILQKSFGSPTVTKDGVTVAKEVELEDTYENMGAQMVKEVAAKTSDIAGDGTTTATVLAEAIFNEGLKAVVAGVNPVQMKQGIERAVADITDQLKKMSIKVKSSQEMAQVGTVASNGDTEIGKMLAEAMEKVGKDGVITVDEGKSLATEVEWVEGMQFDRGYLSPYFVTDQTLMECVLEDCYVLIHEKKISSVKDLVPCLEAVVNSGKPLLIIAEDIEGEALATLVINKLRGTFNVVAVKAPGFGDRRKAMLEDIAILTGGQAIFEDLGIKLESVGLKELGRAKKVIIDKDNTTLIEGAGKSPDIKGRIDQIRREIDNTKSDYDREKLEERLAKLSGGVAKVNVGAATESEMKEKKARVEDALHATRAAVEEGILPGGGVALVRCAAKVKPEGLSQDQTVGYNIVLRSARAPLTAIAQNAGKDGGVVCEKVANEKGNHGYNAATDEYVDMVAAGIIDPVKVTRTALQNAASVATLMLTSDALIADAPKKDKKGGGGAPGMDDMY, via the coding sequence ATGGCCAAGATGATTGCTTTTGATCAGGAAGCCCGCGACGCGATGCGTCGGGGCGTCTCCAAGCTCGCCCGCGCGGTGAAGGTCACCCTCGGCCCCAAGGGGCGTAACGTCATCCTGCAGAAGTCGTTCGGCTCGCCGACCGTCACCAAGGACGGCGTCACCGTCGCCAAGGAAGTTGAGCTCGAAGACACCTACGAGAACATGGGCGCCCAGATGGTCAAAGAGGTCGCCGCCAAGACCTCCGACATCGCCGGCGACGGCACTACCACCGCCACCGTGCTGGCCGAGGCCATCTTCAACGAGGGCCTCAAGGCCGTCGTCGCCGGCGTGAACCCCGTGCAGATGAAGCAGGGCATCGAGCGGGCCGTGGCCGACATCACCGACCAGCTCAAGAAGATGAGCATCAAGGTCAAGAGCAGCCAAGAGATGGCCCAGGTCGGCACCGTCGCGTCGAACGGCGACACCGAGATCGGCAAGATGCTGGCCGAAGCGATGGAGAAGGTCGGCAAGGACGGCGTCATCACCGTCGACGAGGGCAAGAGCCTCGCCACCGAGGTCGAGTGGGTCGAGGGGATGCAGTTCGACCGCGGCTACCTCTCCCCCTACTTCGTCACCGACCAGACGCTGATGGAGTGCGTGCTGGAAGACTGCTACGTGCTGATCCACGAAAAGAAAATCAGCTCCGTGAAGGACCTGGTCCCCTGCCTCGAAGCGGTCGTCAACAGCGGCAAGCCCCTGCTGATCATCGCCGAGGACATCGAGGGCGAGGCCCTCGCCACCCTGGTCATCAACAAGCTCCGCGGCACGTTCAACGTGGTGGCGGTCAAGGCGCCCGGCTTCGGCGATCGCCGCAAGGCCATGCTGGAGGACATCGCGATCCTCACCGGCGGCCAGGCGATCTTCGAGGACCTGGGGATCAAGCTCGAGAGCGTCGGCCTCAAGGAGCTGGGCCGCGCCAAGAAGGTGATCATCGACAAGGACAACACCACCCTGATCGAAGGCGCCGGCAAGAGCCCCGACATCAAGGGCCGGATCGACCAGATCCGCCGCGAGATCGACAATACCAAGAGCGACTACGACCGTGAGAAGCTCGAAGAGCGTCTCGCCAAGCTCAGCGGCGGCGTCGCCAAGGTGAACGTTGGCGCGGCGACCGAGAGCGAGATGAAGGAGAAGAAGGCCCGCGTCGAAGACGCCCTGCACGCCACCCGCGCCGCGGTGGAAGAGGGCATCCTCCCCGGCGGCGGCGTCGCCCTGGTCCGCTGTGCGGCCAAGGTGAAGCCCGAGGGGCTCAGCCAAGACCAAACGGTCGGCTACAACATCGTGCTGCGTAGCGCCCGCGCCCCGCTGACCGCCATCGCCCAAAACGCCGGCAAAGACGGCGGCGTCGTGTGCGAGAAGGTAGCCAACGAAAAGGGCAACCACGGCTACAACGCCGCGACCGACGAGTACGTCGACATGGTGGCCGCGGGCATCATCGACCCCGTGAAGGTGACCCGCACCGCGCTACAAAACGCCGCGAGCGTCGCCACCTTGATGCTAACCAGCGACGCGCTAATCGCCGACGCCCCCAAGAAGGACAAGAAGGGCGGCGGCGGAGCGCCGGGCATGGACGACATGTATTGA
- a CDS encoding co-chaperone GroES: MATATKSKPAAAKQSKVKLQPMGDKVVVRRDESEDVTAGGIVLPDSSKDKPNRGTIASVGPGKMLDDGKRGPMQVKVGDRVLFTSYAPETITIGDEEMLLLSESDILAVIE; this comes from the coding sequence ATGGCCACCGCCACCAAGAGCAAGCCCGCCGCCGCTAAGCAGAGCAAAGTGAAGCTCCAGCCCATGGGCGACAAGGTCGTTGTCCGCCGCGACGAGTCCGAAGACGTCACCGCCGGCGGCATCGTGCTTCCGGACTCCAGCAAGGACAAGCCCAACCGCGGCACCATCGCCTCGGTCGGCCCCGGCAAGATGCTCGACGACGGCAAGCGCGGCCCCATGCAAGTGAAAGTAGGCGACCGCGTCCTCTTCACCAGCTACGCCCCCGAGACGATCACGATCGGCGACGAAGAAATGCTGCTGCTCAGCGAGAGCGACATCCTCGCCGTCATCGAGTAG